One window of the Daphnia pulex isolate KAP4 chromosome 8, ASM2113471v1 genome contains the following:
- the LOC124199477 gene encoding uncharacterized protein LOC124199477 isoform X2 codes for MSFNSPWIGRSPWKVVDMRQQVFVVFVIHCILVVSFTSAGKTPFLRNKSIETESQSSITEFDPEYTEMNDDLPQTILRLSQNLIHPATSDFLPSTKNYFN; via the exons ATGTCGTTCAATTCGCCATGGATCGGACGATCACCCTGGAag GTAGTCGATATGCGCCAACAAGTTTTCGTTGTGTTTGTCATCCATTGCATTCTCGTCGTGTCGTTCACTTCGGCAG GAAAAACACCTTTTTTGAGAAACAAGTCGATTGAGACGGAAAGTCAATCGTCCATAACCGAATTCGATCCAGAGTACACTGAGATGAATGACGATCTACCACAAACTATTCTGCGATTGTCACAAAATCTCATCCATCCAGCAACATCTGATTTTCTTCCAAGTACCAAAAACTACTTCAACTAG
- the LOC124199478 gene encoding uncharacterized protein LOC124199478, with translation MKEAKICGRIGDVPPLQWHVEDQQPETVTISMRNMGLEEDKSTGLSFTLQGECLAYLSNVTINDNGMNSSNSQWLHQLWKNSVVAGGPRVFIPGVDLTNIIPWMENPGTLPPPTTLASVTTVNNIESNLNQPPTRRPRPTRRPNIRRPSLPTAHPVTARATTPRPITFDQYDTCGGTIHVPLIFDRLSFHESSHFFTGRNYPLVCIWNVKSESAMPSYSSHNESGCPESIGRCGWLYKGILHRDTYNEGSKTLRPDRNSSALPVVRGRPKTGRCFHRHVKHWIK, from the exons ATGAAAGAAGCCAA AATCTGTGGCCGCATCGGAGACGTCCCTCCTCTCCAGTGGCACGTCGAGGACCAACAGCCGGAAACTGTGACCATTTCCATGCGGAATATGGGACTTGAAGAAGACAAATCCACCGGTCTGTCTTTCACCCTCCAAG GTGAATGTTTGGCATACTTATCAAACGTGACTATCAACGACAATGGCATGAATTCCAGCAACAGTCAGTGGCTGCATCAGCTGTGGAAAAACTCGGTAGTCGCTGGAGGACCCAGGGTTTTCATTCCGGGTGTGGATCTGACCAATATTATTCCCTGGATGGAAAATCCTGGAACACTGCCGCCACCTACGACATTGGCAAGTGTCACTACAGTAAATAACATTGAGAGTAACCTAAATCAACCGCCTACCCGTCGTCCTCGACCAACTCGACGTCCCAACATCCGACGCCCGTCACTTCCAACAGCTCATCCAGTCACTGCCCGTGCAACAACACCTCGACCCATAACTTTTGACCAATACG atACTTGCGGAGGAACAATCCATGTCCCTTTGATATTCGATCGACTCTCGTTCCACGAATCGTCGCATTTCTTCACCGGACGCAATTATCCTCTCGTCTGCATATGGAAtgtcaaaa GTGAGTCCGCTATGCCGTCGTACTCGAGTCACAATGAGAGTGGATGTCCGGAGTCGATTGGCCGATGTGGATGGCTGTACAAAGGGATACTACACCGTGACACCTATAATGAAGGAAGCAAA ACTTTGCGGCCGGATCGGAACAGTTCCGCCCTTCCAGTGGTACGTGGACGACCAAAAACTGGAAGATGTTTCCATCGTCATGTAAAACATTGGATTAAATGA
- the LOC124199477 gene encoding putative uncharacterized protein DDB_G0281251 isoform X1, with translation MTIYHKLFCDCHKISSIQQHLIFFQVPKTTSTSAAPTKQPAVFNDNNPENESWLISQSPESSHPSHSSDSVTYFPSSTEKTSQRPSSTTVRPPTTYFNDYQDIPWVILKSPEQTENHYSSSSFEIYPHNNQAVNVKQVPEMTTTNPWLALKSAYLRKNSTASSLKLTAPYNQHYYSNNPNRNTINRENLNTANTSLLPRTTAKYITTTGRPMTTDLPTTEPPTTPEVTSNLIRYSTQPQTTIFNHNKLNSFPTFPASNETPVATNTFTSPAPTEPSRPVKVGSAENDANISNISLKEEKSSLTKLQQTFKRTYNKLMKIMS, from the coding sequence ATGACGATCTACCACAAACTATTCTGCGATTGTCACAAAATCTCATCCATCCAGCAACATCTGATTTTCTTCCAAGTACCAAAAACTACTTCAACTAGCGCAGCACCAACTAAACAACCAGCTGTTTTTAACGATAACAATCCTGAAAACGAATCTTGGCTCATCTCGCAATCCCCCGAATCCAGCCATCCATCACATTCGTCGGATTCAGTCACCTATTTCCCTTCgtcaacagaaaaaacaagTCAGCGGCCATCATCGACGACCGTTCGACCACCCACAACTTATTTCAACGACTATCAAGACATTCCATGGGTTATTCTGAAATCTCCTGAGCAAACAGAAAACCATTattcgtcatcatcatttgaaatttacccACATAATAACCAAGCCGTTAATGTGAAACAAGTCCCAGAAATGACGACTACAAATCCGTGGCTGGCTCTAAAATCTGCTTATCTTCGTAAAAATTCTACTGCTTCATCATTAAAGTTAACAGCTCCCTACAATCAACATTACTATTCAAATAACCCAAACCGCAATACCATAAACAGGGAAAACCTTAACACTGCAAACACGTCTCTACTACCTAGGACAACAGCTAAATATATTACAACAACTGGCAGGCCAATGACGACCGATCTGCCAACAACCGAACCACCAACTACTCCTGAAGTTACTTCTAACCTCATCAGATATTCAACACAGCCACAAACGAccatttttaatcataatAAGTTAAATTCTTTTCCTACCTTTCCAGCATCAAACGAAACACCAGTAGCAACGAATACCTTCACCAGTCCAGCACCAACAGAGCCCAGTCGACCTGTCAAAGTTGGATCAGCTGAGAACGACGCCAATATTTCTAACATCAGcttgaaagaagagaaatctaGTTTGACCAAATTACAACAGACATTTAAGCGAACTTAcaacaaattaatgaaaatcatgtcctaa